In the Neodiprion virginianus isolate iyNeoVirg1 chromosome 2, iyNeoVirg1.1, whole genome shotgun sequence genome, ACAAATTGGATTTTTGCCGCTATCATTCCTGAAGTGTGAACAGAGACAGAGCTATGCGCTcgtaaaattatataaaagaATATTCAACGAAATTCGGTTAAACTAAATCGAAAATATATCATCTGGTGATTGGCTAATTCTTACGTTGACagtattgataaaaaaaaatttcaaaaaaaaaaaaaaaataaattatgaagGAAACGAGTGCCGATAAAACGATGGCATTCTAACGGTTAAGAAAAGTATAGAAGTAAATAGTGTTTCGATGATGCGACGACGGCGataataatgacgatgatgatataaatatacgtatgaAAGAGTATTCTGAATTGGCATCAGCAATTTTAATGTTGGGCTCTGTTGCATTGTAAAGTTTATATACTCGTTGATTATTTTAAGTCCATAACTAATAATAAGGCATTAGTACTGTAAGActaagaattgaaaaaaacaaaagaaaacaaaaaaaaaaaaaaacacaaaacaaCAACATACTAATCAAAACTTTGCTGTATATTTATGCTGTATGTTAATTCCCGATTTGTACGAATGTCTGGCTCGAATGAGAATATAACGCGTATGAGTTTATATAATAAACACTAATTACGTAACTCTTGCAATGAGACTGATGTAGGAAATTATGCTCACGCGCCCCAACGCCATGTAATTATATGTTGCAGTCGATCGAAATCTTATGGCCtgatttattatatttgttgCATTAAAGGTATAGAAATATCCTTGATTCTGATAATTCAATATAAGCCTATCACTTGGTTTACGATTCCGCGTTGTTCGGAGGACCTTTTAAAAAGTCAGCTATGATTCTGACACCGGTAATATTGCAAAGGTTTGTTATATTGTAACTTCGTGTATTGTTAATGGATAACTGCGGAAgatcaaaatttgtaaaatataggGTGTATAGATTTTTCGACGGTCGAAAGAAAATCTATATCTGCGTGAAATAATCTTTTATCAGCTGATCGAGtgattttgtatattttcttaCTGTTTACGAATATATACTGCCAATTTTGATACATATGCTCAGTTAtggtaattataattatacaattatgCGGGACAAAGATTTAATACCGTGTGATCTGTCTTTCGATGACGTTTCATACAAACAGAACGTTACGATTTCAGTTTATATAATTCATTTCATGCCATAAAACCAGATGCCATCTGATGAACAAAAGAGTGCAAAtcaaataattgtataaaaaaaaaaaaaaaagaaattgagtGAATCATGATCGTATGTGCATTTCCTCCCTCCTTAAACCCCTTAGAAAAAGACTGTAACTCCCGATTTAAAAATACATCATTCAAAAACGTCACATCGTaagaaaatattatgaaatgaattattccatcgttacaaaaaagaaagaaaaaaaaaaatggagtacgaatattatgtaatttcatttttaactcTTAAGATATTGAAActgtgtttcaaaatattatgtCAATCGTAagaaatcaattaaataaattgattgtatCTAAAATCATGTAATCGGTGTTTCAGCTTTTTCTTTCTGCTCCTGTTTACCATTTCGGCGGTTGACCAAGAATACatgcaaaatttgaagaaaattaaccAGAATTGAGCGACGGtattttctgaatttcttatcttcaattattttaaaccAAACATATAGTTTCTATGTACTTGAAATGATCTTTCATCCAAATTATGtatccctttttttttcagataacAAACAGACCACGCTGGCCATTTAGTGAAAAAACGATAAGATTGTTGAATCCGTGCTCAAAGCAAAGGAgcaaatgtatttttaaataatcagTTGTAGAGAATATTATGCAGAAATTGgcgtaaattattcaaaaacttAGGTTGTAAAGAAGAAATGTTTGTGACATCTTTTACAGTCCATACTCAATTAAAATGCTGCTGCAACAATATTGATATGACCAATTTTACTTCGGCTATACAATCGTATTCAACACTCACTCGCTAccgataacaataataatcttATGTGGTGTAAATTACGAcggtgtattatatacatcaTGTATCACATTACGATATAGTTAAATAATACGCAGAATAGCAACAACCCACTGATAAAAACTACGGCCCACGAAGCTGTGCCAACAATGCTTCATTTTTGCGGCACTCGATGGTTAATTGCCGTACTGCCGCTACGTATTTTCGCTGCTGTTCCACCAAAGTAACCAACTGTTGACTCAGAGAATCTCTGCGAGCCCGTTCTTCCGCACACCTTTTTTCCACCTGCAAAATGAAGCACGGTTTTCGTATTTCGTGATGAGAATccatgaaaaaacaaaacaaaaaaaaagagcagTATTTTGCGACcttagaataattttcaacaaattgagtttgcgaaatttgattttactcTGGTTTAATatggtttactgaatttcagatgGTCCGGGACCAGGTGCGAGATAACGATTCTTCGTAAGAATGCGTCGTTACGTTAACTTCACGAACTTGAATCTCAAATCTTTTCTCGATTCAAGTAAGAAATTGTCGCAAGTAATTAACATAACTAAACACCAGAATATCGTATGCGTACcttcgttttgttttgttttattccaGAAACAATAGCttcaaattgtttcaaaaactGCTCCTTACCACTGGCTGATGCCATTGCTCTGCAAGAAGTGATAATGTAAAATGAAGAACGAATACATCCTTATCATGGTCAGAAGCTAAATGAATATAAGTACAAGCCTcaagagaaataataataactcaCTTGTTGTAATTGTCCTGAATAGAATTCAGCAGAGCCAATTCTTTACTTAGGTACAATTTCGTGTCGTCCAGAGTATTGTACAGAGTGTAATACTGCTTTGTTTCTTTATGTTTTGCAGATACTGAAAACAAAGTGTCAGATGACATGAAAACTAGATGCCAACGGTAAGAATCCAATATTACCTTGATTATAAAGCTCCAAGAACCGTCTCTGGTATTGCGTCAACTCAGATCTACCAGGAACGTCGTCTAGCTGCCTGGTCAGCGATGCTATGGCTCTGTTCTTTTTGGCAACTTGAAGCCTTAGCTTATTTACCCTCTCCTTTTGAACCTCGTAATCGGAAACATCGCACTGTGCTTCCCCAGGCTCAGTACCCTCGATATCCGGTACCAAACTTTGGAGCTGAGCCAAGTCAGATTTGCACTGTTCACGGAACTTGTGTTCTTGTTCCTTCAGACTATCATGAATGAGGAGAAGCTTCTGCAGTCTTAGCAGCACGCTGAAAAAGGCCaggtgaaaataatgttggaaAACTAGTGTGTCGGAGAAAAGTAAAATCGCCGTCATTCAAGctcgtacttttttttaaatataatctACCTCTTATTCTCTTCAGTCTCCAACTCTTCCATCCTGCGGAAATCTTTCTCCACTTCctcttttttaatttcgataGCTCTGAGTTTTTCTGTGGCTTCTGACACTTTGCTGGATAAATTCTCCTTatctttttccattttcaattttctctcttcaagagttgctttttgtttttcaagagCAGCTAACGCGCCGAATGAACCCTCCACACTGCTTCCCTGTATTGTATTCACCTGGTTTTAGACAAAACTTCAGGACATAACATGTTCGCAAAAGGTTTGTTTCTTAATACCTCTATGTCGGCACTCAACGCTGCGTAGTGTTCTGCAGCTTGAACTATTTCCTGGGCCTGCATTCCGACAATCGTTCCAACTGCACTGGCACTCAGCCGACCCTGTTTCATGCAAAATTATAGGGATTAaccaatttgaatttaagcCCTGATGAAAGACAGCGAAATAAACACGAAAAATCATCCACACGATAGTTGCAGTGTGCGCGATGCATAAACTTACCTCGTTATCATCAGCGACTGACATGTTCTTCATAAGCTCGTCTATGCGTTTCTACAACATCAAACACTCAAAAATGCAAACAGCGATTGTATTCAGTGCGAAATTAGTACATATCGTGCTGACAATTAAATAATATCAGCAAATTCCTTTGTAGAAAACATGTATAggagttttttcaaaatcaaaaatcgtaCAAATAGAATATAGAAATGTGAAATGACAGACCATGCACGAGTTTACATATTCTTTACGATCCACAcacacaaatttttcacctcttcTTCCTGCGCTTTCTTCGCACTTGAGGTGGCATCGTCCGCCTGTGTATCTTCAATGACTTCAGAAGGTGACAAGGATACTACGGACGATGATCCATACTCCAGGAGTGTGCTTTGCACTCTTCCCACCTCATCTTCCGGAGGAGGATCCTTTcttctaaaataacgctgagGCTTGTACACTTGCTGAAATTGCAAGACGTTTTGTGAATTACATAAGTAGTTGGAAATAAATCTGAGTAGCTTGTTACTATATTCAATATCTCAGATTTGAAACGCATTGGTAGACGGACcttgacagtttttaaattagATGCCATGCTTTCCTTTTTTGCAACCATTTCGCTGTCTTCGGCAAACGtgtaatttttgtcaaattgaCTGACAGCATAAGACCTGACAAAGTCTCCCATCACCTCTCGCATTTCCATCGATCGTTTGACCAGCCACTAAacaaatcattgaaatttagaaactgatagatttttcaaagataATTGGTACGACTGGACGGAGCACAGACACACCTGTATTATCGGAAAGATGTGAATGCAATCTAATCCCTGAATTTGGTGAGGTTCTATGCGATGCGGACAATTCATTTTTGGCAACATCGCGACTATTTTTTCAGTCAGAGCTCTATAATGATATTGGAAAAAcatacataaaaaatatttactttccATTATTACAGACGGTTGATTTTAATTATCACATGGTAATGATCATACATTTTCTGACCAATAGTGAGATTTTCTTGAAACAACAGATCGACGTCAACATCAAAGTTGCATGACTCGATGCACCAAGTCATTCCTCCGACTACCTAACAAAAAGAAACATCAAGTGAGGAATAAACTTTTGTCGATACATTGCAACAAAGTAAAATTCTTGTATAATCCACatcaaaattaatatacaGATTAACAAAAGCGAAATGAAACCGACTAGTGAAGAGATGTGAACAAGTtccattgaaataaatgtaaagAATAACGTAAAGCACGAATCAAGATAAAAATGTATCTGTACATTTCAAAACtacaaattcattttcaccTATAGGTAGAAACTAAAAATGTGTTGTacaatcgattgaaaaatttttagattcaATTTAACAACATCAATTCAACGAAACTGAGGACATTTCGAAAAGCCCGCGCTGGGATTTGGGATCGAAGTGTAAGTCTGGGATCTTCCATTGGCCATTTCCGATCAAACAACAGCGGTGATTGGTGGAGCGTCGGATCGATTAAAACTACACGATTGGCGTGATGAGcaggggggtggggggagaTCGAGTTGTCAAATTTAAACTTCACTGCTGCTGTTGACTTGCTGTCAGACGATAAGATTGAGGATCAAA is a window encoding:
- the LOC124297117 gene encoding coiled-coil domain-containing protein 93 isoform X2, which translates into the protein MFVNASKRSAKTLESAEADVREDEEQAVKFQEIIDLLVAAGYFRARIKGLTSFDKVVGGMTWCIESCNFDVDVDLLFQENLTIGQKIALTEKIVAMLPKMNCPHRIEPHQIQGLDCIHIFPIIQWLVKRSMEMREVMGDFVRSYAVSQFDKNYTFAEDSEMVAKKESMASNLKTVKQVYKPQRYFRRKDPPPEDEVGRVQSTLLEYGSSSVVSLSPSEVIEDTQADDATSSAKKAQEEEGRLSASAVGTIVGMQAQEIVQAAEHYAALSADIEGSSVEGSFGALAALEKQKATLEERKLKMEKDKENLSSKVSEATEKLRAIEIKKEEVEKDFRRMEELETEENKSVLLRLQKLLLIHDSLKEQEHKFREQCKSDLAQLQSLVPDIEGTEPGEAQCDVSDYEVQKERVNKLRLQVAKKNRAIASLTRQLDDVPGRSELTQYQRRFLELYNQVSAKHKETKQYYTLYNTLDDTKLYLSKELALLNSIQDNYNKAMASASGKEQFLKQFEAIVSGIKQNKTKVEKRCAEERARRDSLSQQLVTLVEQQRKYVAAVRQLTIECRKNEALLAQLRGP
- the LOC124297117 gene encoding coiled-coil domain-containing protein 93 isoform X1 produces the protein MFVNASKRSAKTLESAEADVREDEEQAVKFQEIIDLLVAAGYFRARIKGLTSFDKVVGGMTWCIESCNFDVDVDLLFQENLTIGQKIALTEKIVAMLPKMNCPHRIEPHQIQGLDCIHIFPIIQWLVKRSMEMREVMGDFVRSYAVSQFDKNYTFAEDSEMVAKKESMASNLKTVKQVYKPQRYFRRKDPPPEDEVGRVQSTLLEYGSSSVVSLSPSEVIEDTQADDATSSAKKAQEEEKRIDELMKNMSVADDNEGRLSASAVGTIVGMQAQEIVQAAEHYAALSADIEGSSVEGSFGALAALEKQKATLEERKLKMEKDKENLSSKVSEATEKLRAIEIKKEEVEKDFRRMEELETEENKSVLLRLQKLLLIHDSLKEQEHKFREQCKSDLAQLQSLVPDIEGTEPGEAQCDVSDYEVQKERVNKLRLQVAKKNRAIASLTRQLDDVPGRSELTQYQRRFLELYNQVSAKHKETKQYYTLYNTLDDTKLYLSKELALLNSIQDNYNKAMASASGKEQFLKQFEAIVSGIKQNKTKVEKRCAEERARRDSLSQQLVTLVEQQRKYVAAVRQLTIECRKNEALLAQLRGP